In Carcharodon carcharias isolate sCarCar2 chromosome 3, sCarCar2.pri, whole genome shotgun sequence, a single window of DNA contains:
- the LOC121276460 gene encoding CD83 antigen-like isoform X3, with protein sequence MEFLPSCKLERSIFLILQSAGLLFLDVEAVTEVFIRLGEIAKLPCDAPCVPKVQYRAISWYKVADDGFGLSGIVRRDLKENISWKYLGFNGSVEVASASPYSLTIHNVSTEDLGRYHCSMWAPLGEQNKQGDVRLHKIDEGDDAFPHGF encoded by the exons ATGGAGTTTCTGCCCAGCTGTAAACTGGAGCGATCGATATTTCTGATATTACAGTCAG CAGGGCTGCTCTTTCTGGATGTAGAAGCTGTGACAGAAGTTTTTATAAGGTTGGGTGAAATTGCAAAGCTGCCCTGTGATGCTCCTTGCGTACCTAAAGTTCAGTACCGAGCTATCAGCTGGTACAAG gTAGCTGATGATGGGTTCGGCTTATCAGGAATTGTACGAAGGGATTTGAAAGAGAACATTTCCTGGAAGTACCTGGGTTTCAATGGATCGGTTGAGGTAGCTTCTGCCAGTCCCTATTCCTTGACTATTCACAATGTCTCCACTGAGGATTTGGGAAGATACCATTGTTCCATGTGGGCACCGCTTGGAGAGCAAAACAAGCAGGGAGATGTGAGACTGCACAAAATAG atgagggcgatgatgcctttcctcatggattctga